A section of the Mesorhizobium loti genome encodes:
- a CDS encoding response regulator transcription factor, with protein sequence MIVIVDERELVTEGYNSLFDREGVACAGFAPGEFGEWVNSAADTDLRSVRAFLIGDCREGAISPRQIRDRTGAPVIALSEQHSLENTLRLFESGVDDVIRKPVHIREILARITAIRRRAHEDVAYTEIGAMRIFMDGRDPEIDGQPLPLPRRERRILEYLASNRGRRVTKTQVFNAIYGIFDEEVEENVVESHISKLRKKLREKLGTDPIDSKRFLGYRLVF encoded by the coding sequence CGTTATCGTTGACGAGCGAGAGCTCGTGACTGAGGGATACAATTCACTTTTTGATCGCGAGGGCGTCGCCTGCGCGGGCTTCGCGCCCGGCGAATTCGGCGAGTGGGTGAACTCGGCCGCCGACACCGACCTGCGTTCGGTGCGGGCCTTCCTTATCGGCGACTGCCGCGAAGGCGCCATCTCGCCGCGCCAGATCCGCGACCGCACCGGCGCTCCTGTCATTGCGCTCAGCGAGCAGCATTCGCTTGAGAACACGCTGCGGTTGTTCGAGAGCGGCGTCGACGACGTCATCCGCAAGCCCGTCCATATCAGAGAGATCCTGGCCCGTATCACCGCCATCCGCCGTCGCGCCCATGAGGATGTCGCCTACACCGAGATCGGCGCCATGCGCATCTTCATGGACGGCCGCGATCCCGAGATCGACGGCCAGCCGCTGCCCTTGCCGCGCCGCGAACGCCGCATCCTCGAATATCTGGCGAGCAACCGCGGCCGCCGGGTTACCAAGACCCAGGTCTTCAACGCCATCTACGGCATCTTCGACGAAGAGGTCGAGGAGAACGTTGTCGAAAGCCACATCAGCAAATTGCGCAAGAAGCTGCGCGAGAAGCTGGGCACCGACCCGATCGATTCCAAACGCTTCCTCGGCTACCGGCTCGTGTTCTGA